A DNA window from Sphingopyxis macrogoltabida contains the following coding sequences:
- the queG gene encoding tRNA epoxyqueuosine(34) reductase QueG codes for MVAEALPSLEQRLADVARAHGFVAFGIARADAAPQTAARLNQWLADGCHGSMIWMESRAAQRGSPTGLWPEVRSVIALGMSYAPAHDPLALEGVPDRGRISVYAQGGDYHDVVKKALKAVARWLVAEVKDAEVKVFVDTAPVMEKPLSAAAGLGWQGKHTNLVSRDHGSWLFLGAIYTTLDLAPSTPGRDTCGSCSACQDACPTNAFPAPYRLDARRCVSYLTIEHDGPIPEELRRGIGNRIYGCDDCLAACPWNKFAETAHAHRAFLPRAELVAPALADLLALDDAGFRQVFAGSPIKRIGRNRMVRNAAIAAGNSGDPGFRGILQQLTSDESPMVADAAAWALAELAS; via the coding sequence ATGGTTGCGGAAGCCTTGCCTTCACTGGAGCAAAGACTCGCCGATGTCGCGCGCGCCCACGGCTTCGTCGCGTTCGGCATCGCGCGCGCCGATGCGGCGCCGCAGACGGCGGCGCGGCTGAACCAGTGGCTCGCCGACGGGTGCCACGGCAGCATGATCTGGATGGAAAGCCGCGCGGCGCAGCGCGGCTCGCCCACCGGACTATGGCCCGAGGTCCGGTCGGTGATCGCGCTCGGCATGAGCTATGCCCCGGCGCACGATCCGCTCGCGCTGGAGGGCGTGCCCGACCGCGGACGCATTTCGGTCTATGCGCAGGGCGGCGACTATCATGACGTCGTCAAAAAGGCGCTCAAGGCAGTGGCGCGCTGGCTCGTCGCCGAGGTGAAGGACGCCGAGGTCAAGGTGTTCGTCGATACCGCGCCGGTGATGGAAAAACCGCTGTCGGCCGCGGCGGGGCTCGGCTGGCAAGGCAAGCACACCAACCTCGTCAGCCGCGACCATGGCAGCTGGCTGTTCCTCGGTGCCATCTACACGACGCTCGACCTCGCGCCGTCGACGCCGGGGCGCGATACGTGCGGGAGCTGTTCGGCGTGTCAGGACGCGTGCCCGACCAACGCCTTTCCCGCCCCTTACCGGCTCGATGCGCGCCGCTGCGTTTCCTATCTGACGATCGAGCATGACGGGCCGATCCCCGAAGAGCTGCGGCGCGGGATCGGCAACCGCATCTATGGCTGCGACGATTGCCTGGCTGCCTGTCCGTGGAACAAGTTTGCCGAAACCGCGCATGCGCATCGCGCTTTCCTGCCGCGTGCCGAACTGGTGGCTCCGGCGCTCGCCGACCTGCTGGCGCTCGACGACGCGGGGTTCCGGCAGGTCTTTGCGGGATCGCCGATCAAGCGGATCGGCCGCAACCGGATGGTGCGCAACGCCGCGATCGCTGCCGGCAACAGCGGCGATCCGGGGTTTCGCGGGATATTGCAGCAGCTTACTTCGGACGAATCGCCGATGGTTGCCGATGCCGCGGCGTGGGCGCTCGCCGAGCTGGCGTCATGA
- a CDS encoding ABC transporter ATP-binding protein, protein MNDYSVEANGLTKYFGDFKAVDHVSLAVPTGSIYGVLGPNGAGKTTSLRMTLGIIDPDAGTSRIFGTHRPQSVRHRIGYLPEERGLYPGMKAREAIAFMGALRGLDWSEGRRRAAAFMTELGLERVIDEKIRKMSKGMAQMVQLIGSIVHAPDLIVLDEPFSGLDPVNQERLEMLVRRERDRGATILFSTHVMAHAERLCDRIAIIARSQRRFEGTVDEARALLPMQVRYTPRTDGDAAAALLPAGAERKGEAWHFAIEEADVEPLLARITASGHGVAGLSIARPGLHDAFVHIVRQVDAGFDATPEKDAIEEAAA, encoded by the coding sequence TTGAACGATTACAGCGTCGAGGCGAACGGCCTCACCAAATATTTCGGCGATTTCAAGGCGGTCGATCATGTCAGCCTCGCGGTGCCGACGGGCAGCATCTACGGCGTGCTCGGCCCCAATGGCGCGGGCAAGACGACCAGCCTCAGGATGACGCTCGGCATCATCGACCCCGACGCGGGCACGAGCCGCATCTTCGGCACGCACCGGCCGCAATCGGTGCGCCACCGCATCGGCTATCTTCCCGAAGAGCGCGGCCTCTATCCCGGCATGAAGGCGCGCGAGGCAATCGCCTTCATGGGCGCGCTGCGCGGGCTCGACTGGTCCGAAGGCCGCCGCCGCGCCGCCGCCTTCATGACCGAACTCGGCCTTGAGCGCGTGATCGACGAAAAGATCCGCAAGATGTCGAAGGGCATGGCGCAGATGGTCCAGCTCATCGGCTCGATCGTCCACGCCCCCGACCTGATCGTGCTCGACGAGCCTTTCTCGGGGCTCGACCCGGTCAATCAGGAACGGCTCGAAATGCTGGTGCGGCGCGAACGCGATCGCGGCGCGACGATCCTCTTTTCGACCCATGTCATGGCGCACGCCGAACGCCTCTGCGACCGGATCGCGATCATCGCGCGATCGCAGCGGCGTTTTGAGGGCACGGTTGACGAGGCGCGCGCGCTGCTGCCGATGCAGGTCCGCTACACGCCGCGCACCGACGGCGACGCGGCGGCCGCGCTGCTCCCCGCCGGCGCCGAGCGCAAGGGCGAGGCGTGGCATTTTGCGATCGAGGAGGCCGATGTCGAGCCGCTGCTGGCGCGGATCACCGCGAGCGGGCATGGCGTCGCGGGCCTGTCGATCGCGCGGCCCGGGCTGCACGACGCCTTCGTTCACATCGTCCGCCAGGTCGACGCCGGCTTCGACGCGACCCCCGAAAAAGACGCCATCGAGGAGGCGGCCGCATGA
- a CDS encoding ABC transporter permease produces MNAFLKNMFVIARRDFLAIVATPTFLLFLLAPLFMIGMGAVGGIGASQLADSARGKGRIVAIVAAGDVEDLRAADDRLREALPRGERPVTLEIRVAGATPADPFAIAQEKGADTYAVLSGPLGKPQIVEREAGSSAGRYLALLASDVLRDRAAGSVAPAAPQFQSIRSGGTSIAAQQSMGFAAVFVIFLVTLLLAGQTVGSLAEEKGNKVIEILAAAVPLESVFLGKLLGMLGVAILFLSFWGVVAVAGGFVATAQMDPAALAAASKPAAALAAAPASGWGFFLGIGVAYFIMAFLLLGSVFLGVGAQASTVREIQMLSLPITIFQVGMFSLSAAAASAPGTGLAHFAQIFPFSSPFAMAARAATDGDKAVHLLALGWQAIWVALVVWLSVRLFRAGVLSSGASWKFWQRTRRAAATVTPDALD; encoded by the coding sequence ATGAACGCCTTCCTCAAGAATATGTTCGTCATCGCGCGCCGCGATTTTCTGGCGATCGTCGCGACGCCGACTTTCCTCCTGTTCCTGCTCGCGCCGCTCTTCATGATCGGGATGGGCGCGGTGGGCGGCATCGGCGCCTCGCAGCTTGCCGACAGTGCGCGCGGCAAGGGCCGCATCGTCGCGATCGTCGCCGCGGGCGATGTCGAGGATCTGCGCGCCGCCGACGACCGTCTGCGCGAGGCACTCCCACGCGGCGAACGTCCGGTGACGCTCGAGATCCGCGTCGCCGGCGCCACGCCGGCCGATCCTTTCGCGATCGCACAGGAGAAAGGCGCCGACACCTACGCCGTGCTGTCCGGGCCGCTAGGCAAACCGCAGATCGTCGAGCGCGAGGCGGGGAGCAGCGCCGGGCGCTATCTCGCGCTGCTCGCGAGCGATGTGCTGCGCGACCGCGCCGCAGGGTCGGTCGCGCCCGCCGCGCCGCAATTCCAGAGCATCCGGAGCGGCGGCACGAGCATCGCGGCGCAGCAGTCGATGGGCTTTGCCGCGGTCTTCGTCATCTTTCTCGTTACCCTGCTTCTCGCTGGCCAGACGGTCGGCTCGCTCGCCGAGGAAAAAGGCAACAAGGTCATCGAAATCCTCGCCGCCGCGGTGCCGCTCGAAAGCGTCTTCCTCGGCAAGCTGCTCGGCATGCTCGGCGTCGCGATCCTGTTCCTCAGCTTCTGGGGCGTCGTTGCCGTCGCCGGCGGGTTCGTCGCGACGGCGCAGATGGACCCTGCCGCGCTCGCCGCCGCGAGCAAGCCGGCGGCCGCTCTCGCTGCCGCCCCCGCGAGCGGCTGGGGCTTTTTTCTCGGCATCGGGGTCGCCTATTTCATCATGGCCTTCCTGCTCCTCGGCTCGGTCTTCCTCGGCGTCGGCGCGCAGGCGAGCACGGTGCGCGAAATCCAGATGCTCAGCCTGCCGATCACCATCTTCCAGGTCGGCATGTTCAGCCTGTCCGCCGCCGCCGCGAGCGCGCCGGGCACCGGGCTCGCGCATTTCGCCCAGATTTTTCCCTTCTCCTCGCCCTTCGCGATGGCGGCGCGCGCCGCGACCGACGGCGACAAGGCAGTCCACCTGCTCGCGCTCGGCTGGCAGGCGATCTGGGTCGCGCTCGTCGTCTGGCTGTCGGTGCGCCTGTTCCGCGCCGGGGTATTGAGCAGCGGCGCGAGCTGGAAATTCTGGCAGCGGACGCGGCGCGCAGCGGCCACGGTGACGCCGGACGCGCTCGATTGA
- a CDS encoding cytochrome P450, producing MATVIRETPADPHPLDLSRADLWREDQWQEPMRQLRAESPIYYCEDSKFGPYWSVTTYKPIQHIEALPKIFSSSWEYGGITVAGDGIEHLKEGEIPMPMFIAMDPPQHTAQRRTVAPAFGPSEIERMRADTQARTAALIDTLPVGEAFDWVERLSIELTTDMLAILFDFPWENRHNLTRWSDALGDIESFNTLEERQQRLATAFEMGAAFKELWDHKAKNPGKHDLISIMLQSDAMNHMSHEEFMGNLILLIVGGNDTTRNSMSAYAYGLHCFPEERAKLEANHDPDLAVNAMHEIIRWQTPLAHMRRTALEDTELFGHQIRARDKIALWYASANRDESVFPDGDRIIVDRENARRHLAFGYGIHRCVGARVAELQLTSLISEMQKRRLRVNVLAEPERVNASFVHGYRHMQVELERY from the coding sequence ATGGCCACCGTCATCCGCGAAACCCCCGCCGACCCCCATCCCCTCGACCTGTCGCGCGCCGACCTGTGGCGCGAGGATCAATGGCAGGAACCGATGCGCCAGTTGCGCGCCGAATCGCCGATCTATTATTGCGAGGATTCGAAGTTCGGCCCCTATTGGTCGGTGACCACCTACAAACCGATCCAGCATATCGAGGCGCTGCCGAAAATCTTCTCCTCGTCGTGGGAATATGGCGGCATCACCGTCGCCGGCGACGGGATCGAACATCTGAAAGAGGGCGAAATCCCGATGCCGATGTTCATCGCGATGGACCCCCCGCAGCACACTGCGCAGCGCCGCACCGTCGCCCCCGCCTTCGGCCCTTCCGAAATCGAGCGTATGCGCGCCGACACCCAGGCGCGCACCGCGGCGCTGATCGACACGCTGCCGGTCGGCGAAGCCTTCGACTGGGTCGAGCGGCTGTCGATCGAACTTACGACCGACATGCTCGCGATCCTGTTCGATTTCCCGTGGGAAAATCGTCACAATCTGACCCGCTGGTCCGACGCACTGGGCGATATCGAAAGCTTCAACACGCTCGAGGAACGCCAGCAACGCCTCGCCACTGCCTTCGAAATGGGCGCCGCGTTCAAGGAATTATGGGATCACAAGGCGAAGAATCCCGGCAAGCACGACCTCATCTCGATCATGCTCCAGTCCGACGCGATGAACCACATGAGCCATGAGGAATTCATGGGCAATCTCATCCTGCTCATCGTCGGCGGCAACGACACGACGCGCAATTCGATGTCGGCCTATGCCTATGGTCTCCATTGCTTCCCCGAAGAGCGCGCGAAGCTCGAGGCGAACCATGATCCCGACCTCGCGGTCAACGCGATGCACGAGATCATCCGCTGGCAGACCCCGCTCGCGCATATGCGCCGCACCGCGCTCGAAGACACCGAATTGTTCGGCCACCAGATCAGGGCGCGCGACAAGATCGCGCTCTGGTATGCGTCGGCGAACCGCGACGAGAGCGTCTTCCCCGACGGCGACCGGATCATCGTCGACCGCGAGAACGCCCGGCGCCACCTCGCCTTCGGTTATGGCATCCACCGCTGCGTCGGCGCCCGCGTCGCCGAACTGCAGCTCACGAGCCTGATCTCCGAAATGCAGAAGCGCCGCCTGCGCGTGAATGTCCTGGCGGAGCCCGAGCGCGTCAACGCCAGCTTCGTCCACGGCTATCGCCACATGCAGGTCGAACTCGAGCGCTATTGA
- the msrB gene encoding peptide-methionine (R)-S-oxide reductase MsrB produces MIERRYLLSGLALGGALIAAPLLFAKPGKRPLAEPGWRLSDAEWQKRLSPLAYRVLREAATERPFTSPLDKEKRSGTFVCGGCALPLYSSKTKFDSGTGWPSFWAPLKGGIATSTDHELGYPRTEVHCKRCGGHLGHVFNDGPKPTGKRYCMNGAALAFRPA; encoded by the coding sequence ATGATCGAACGCCGCTATCTGCTTTCCGGTCTCGCGCTCGGCGGTGCACTTATCGCCGCGCCGCTGCTGTTCGCCAAGCCCGGCAAACGCCCGCTCGCCGAACCCGGCTGGCGGCTTTCCGACGCCGAATGGCAAAAACGCCTGTCGCCGCTGGCGTATCGCGTGCTGCGCGAAGCGGCGACCGAACGCCCCTTCACCAGCCCGCTCGACAAGGAAAAGCGCAGCGGCACCTTTGTCTGCGGGGGCTGCGCACTGCCGCTCTATTCGAGCAAGACCAAGTTCGACAGCGGCACCGGCTGGCCGAGCTTTTGGGCGCCGCTGAAAGGCGGAATCGCCACGTCGACCGACCATGAGCTCGGCTATCCGCGCACCGAAGTTCATTGCAAACGCTGCGGCGGCCATCTCGGCCATGTCTTCAACGACGGGCCGAAACCGACCGGCAAGCGTTATTGCATGAACGGCGCGGCGCTCGCTTTCCGCCCGGCCTGA
- a CDS encoding ParD-like family protein gives MGIVKIDEALHEDARRASTVMCRSINAQAEYWMKIGMLAEAHPTLSFNQIVAMQLGAAQGSATELAAA, from the coding sequence ATGGGAATCGTGAAAATCGACGAAGCGTTGCACGAGGATGCACGCCGGGCCAGCACCGTGATGTGCCGCTCGATCAACGCGCAGGCCGAATATTGGATGAAAATCGGCATGCTGGCCGAGGCCCATCCGACGTTGTCATTCAACCAGATCGTCGCGATGCAACTGGGCGCGGCGCAGGGCAGCGC